TCGTGGCAGGGTGATCCTTTTTATGATTATATTGAGGGAGAAATGACTGGGGTTGAGGTGATTGGGGATGAGTTTCAGCCGAGTTTGGAGTTAATAGTTTCTTTACAACCTGATTTGATTATTGGTAGTAAAGTACGACAGGAGCAGTTATATTCTCAATTAAGTGCGATCGCCCCTACGGTTTTTTCAGAAACTATCGGGGTTTCTTGGCGTGAAAATTTGGAACTATATGCGATCGCCCTAAATCGTCAGGAAAAAGCGGAGGAATTGCTAACTGATTGGGATCAAAGGGTAACGGAATTTAAAAATAGATTGGGAGACAATGCCCCTACAGTTTCCTTAGTACGTTTTTTGGCAGATAATACCCGTCTTTATTATCGCAATTCTTTCCCTGGGCAGATAGTGGAGGAAGTGGGTTTAAAACGTCCCCCTGAGCAACAAAAGGATGATTTTGCAGATCAAATTGCCATTGAAAACATCGAATTA
This sequence is a window from Cyanobacterium stanieri LEGE 03274. Protein-coding genes within it:
- a CDS encoding ABC transporter substrate-binding protein — protein: MRYLSIIFSVLFFSVGVVGCDNPSVSESRQESSLTDGENGRLISHAMGETQINGTPERVVILTNEGTDILLALGVQPVGAVKSWQGDPFYDYIEGEMTGVEVIGDEFQPSLELIVSLQPDLIIGSKVRQEQLYSQLSAIAPTVFSETIGVSWRENLELYAIALNRQEKAEELLTDWDQRVTEFKNRLGDNAPTVSLVRFLADNTRLYYRNSFPGQIVEEVGLKRPPEQQKDDFADQIAIENIELLDADYLFYFTYDVEGENGEAVKQRWLSHPLWQTLDVAKNDRTYQVSDVHWTTSSGILAAHKILDDLERTLY